One stretch of Sulfitobacter sp. THAF37 DNA includes these proteins:
- the hemE gene encoding uroporphyrinogen decarboxylase produces MSNTKTILRALAGETLPVPPVWMMRQAGRYLPEYKATRAQAGDFLSLCYNPDLAAEVTFQPIRRYGFDAAILFADILLVPQALGADLWFVTGEGPRLSTVTTRAEVEALKPAEAIHDKLSPIYETVKILSKGLPEETTLIGFAGAPWTVATYMIAGRGTPDQGPAHQLKTRDRPAFETLIDKITEATILYLSEQIKAGAEVVKIFDSWAGSLQGDDFDAFSLTPMRRITEALHDMHPGVPVIAFPRGAGTRYDGAHKAIGAECIAIDDGVTAEWAAAQVQPDGCVQGNLKSTHMVTGGDALVSETRRIVKAFSGGPHIFNLGHGITPDADPENVQLMIDTLREGQR; encoded by the coding sequence ATGAGCAACACCAAAACCATCCTGCGCGCATTGGCGGGTGAAACACTGCCGGTGCCGCCGGTCTGGATGATGCGCCAGGCGGGGCGCTACCTGCCCGAGTACAAGGCGACCCGTGCGCAGGCAGGCGATTTCCTGTCCCTGTGCTACAATCCCGACCTCGCGGCAGAGGTCACGTTTCAGCCGATCCGCCGCTACGGGTTCGACGCCGCGATCCTCTTTGCGGACATCCTGCTGGTGCCGCAGGCGCTGGGGGCCGATCTGTGGTTCGTCACCGGTGAGGGGCCGCGCCTGTCGACCGTCACCACCCGCGCGGAGGTCGAGGCGCTGAAACCGGCAGAGGCCATCCACGACAAGCTCAGCCCGATCTACGAGACCGTCAAGATCCTGTCCAAGGGCCTGCCCGAGGAGACTACCCTGATCGGTTTCGCCGGGGCGCCCTGGACGGTTGCCACCTATATGATTGCAGGTCGCGGCACGCCGGATCAGGGTCCGGCGCATCAGTTGAAAACCCGCGATCGCCCCGCGTTCGAGACACTTATCGACAAGATCACCGAGGCGACGATCCTGTACCTCTCCGAGCAGATCAAGGCGGGGGCAGAGGTGGTCAAGATCTTTGACAGCTGGGCCGGGTCGTTGCAGGGCGACGATTTCGATGCCTTTTCGCTGACGCCGATGCGCCGGATCACAGAGGCGCTGCACGACATGCACCCCGGCGTGCCCGTCATCGCCTTTCCGCGTGGCGCCGGCACCCGGTACGATGGCGCGCACAAGGCAATCGGGGCGGAATGCATCGCCATTGACGACGGTGTGACGGCAGAATGGGCCGCCGCCCAGGTACAGCCGGACGGCTGTGTGCAGGGCAACCTGAAATCGACCCACATGGTCACTGGCGGTGATGCGCTGGTGTCCGAGACGCGGCGCATCGTCAAGGCGTTTTCAGGCGGGCCGCATATCTTCAACCTCGGTCACGGGATCACCCCGGACGCAGACCCCGAAAATGTCCAGCTGATGATCGACACGCTGCGCGAAGGTCAGCGTTAG
- a CDS encoding AAA family ATPase yields MFTHHDLARLQAQSLKMQGFIRQQTFSPENEKTLRRFSSWEVAELIFKVNQSTLRGRLAADPSLPQGTTEEEGRQHWYTLAEINELRRRLKVNRKSLMPKRPAGKRAIRAAIANFKGGAGKSTVALHFAHAAALDGYRVLVVDFDPQATLSHSMGLNDVSEEFTVWGVMARDLIRETERMNAATQGAETGTALPRRKLPAAITDMGLAELRVTDFIKPTNWPTIDALPSCANAAFVEFASAQYRHLNPEWSFFAAVSRYLDSLPNDAYDLILFDCPPAIGYQSMNAVFAADVLYIPSGPGYWEYDSTTSFIGQLAEALEDLERFGSSVPAGTLSLPKVFSDVRFLLTRFESNNELHRAMQQAFGKVFGDRLAQHPIEMTRAVEQSGRFLSSIYETDYRDMTRETWRRARTSFDQAYDEFKGHLIAAWDQLEDEA; encoded by the coding sequence ATGTTCACACACCATGATCTGGCCCGGTTGCAGGCGCAATCGCTCAAGATGCAGGGTTTCATCCGTCAGCAGACCTTCTCGCCGGAAAACGAAAAGACGCTGCGCCGGTTTTCCAGCTGGGAGGTCGCGGAGCTGATCTTCAAGGTCAACCAGTCCACCCTGCGCGGACGGCTGGCCGCGGACCCGTCGCTGCCGCAGGGCACCACCGAAGAAGAAGGTCGCCAGCACTGGTATACGCTGGCAGAAATCAACGAACTGCGGCGCAGGCTGAAGGTGAACCGCAAATCGCTGATGCCGAAAAGACCGGCGGGCAAGCGCGCCATCCGCGCGGCCATCGCGAACTTCAAGGGCGGTGCGGGCAAATCCACCGTGGCGCTGCACTTTGCCCATGCCGCGGCGCTGGACGGCTACCGCGTGCTGGTCGTGGACTTTGACCCGCAGGCCACGCTGAGCCATTCCATGGGCCTTAATGACGTGAGCGAGGAATTCACCGTCTGGGGCGTCATGGCGCGCGACCTGATCCGCGAGACCGAGCGGATGAATGCCGCCACCCAGGGGGCGGAGACAGGCACCGCCCTGCCCCGCCGCAAACTGCCCGCCGCGATCACCGACATGGGCCTGGCCGAGCTGCGCGTCACCGACTTCATCAAGCCGACGAACTGGCCGACGATCGACGCCCTGCCCTCCTGCGCGAATGCGGCGTTCGTTGAATTCGCCAGCGCGCAATACCGGCATCTCAATCCCGAATGGTCGTTCTTTGCCGCGGTGTCACGTTACCTCGACAGCCTTCCGAACGACGCCTACGATCTGATCCTTTTCGACTGCCCGCCCGCCATCGGCTATCAGTCCATGAACGCGGTCTTTGCCGCCGACGTGCTCTATATCCCCTCCGGCCCGGGGTATTGGGAATACGATTCCACCACGTCCTTTATCGGGCAGCTGGCCGAGGCGCTGGAAGACCTGGAGCGGTTCGGCAGCTCTGTCCCCGCGGGGACGCTGTCCTTGCCCAAGGTGTTCTCCGATGTCCGCTTCCTGCTGACCCGGTTCGAAAGCAACAACGAATTGCACCGCGCGATGCAGCAGGCATTCGGCAAGGTTTTTGGCGACAGACTGGCCCAACATCCAATCGAGATGACCCGCGCGGTCGAGCAATCCGGCCGTTTCCTGTCATCCATCTACGAGACGGATTATCGCGACATGACACGCGAAACCTGGCGTCGGGCGCGAACATCGTTCGACCAGGCCTATGACGAATTCAAGGGCCACCTGATTGCCGCCTGGGACCAACTGGAGGATGAGGCATGA
- a CDS encoding ParB N-terminal domain-containing protein: MSKKKRVFDINFDDVEIDPPADVPAGTEARRGPMASAISENAEALASRQSAEAAIRAENDALAHEHVRLKRAGLITDMIPLERVLTGKLTRDRVPGRDPEIEELKNSIREIGLSNPIRVEPVGDDYELIQGFRRVTAYRELFEETGDDRFARIPAGINARGEDMLRLYRRMVDENMVRRGVSFGEMAQLALNYHLQDPNVQTYDEAVELLYASAARQKRNYIKHFVRLLVAADGALKFIDAIPRATGLSVVKKLDEHPGGAKLLREMLAEEEGRTAEDEQAVLSAFLARVVRTAKGKVRRPPARQAKTTFRLNRPEGEAKCTVADGRVELKLERDFSGVERKRLEAAVDAFLTALDEG; this comes from the coding sequence ATGAGCAAGAAGAAACGCGTATTCGACATCAACTTTGACGACGTGGAAATCGACCCGCCCGCCGATGTCCCCGCGGGGACGGAAGCGCGGCGCGGGCCGATGGCCTCCGCGATTTCCGAGAATGCGGAGGCGCTGGCCAGCCGGCAGTCGGCAGAGGCCGCGATCCGGGCGGAGAACGATGCGCTGGCGCATGAACATGTCCGGCTCAAACGGGCAGGGCTGATCACCGACATGATCCCGCTGGAGAGGGTCCTGACCGGCAAGCTGACCCGGGACCGCGTGCCGGGCCGCGACCCCGAGATCGAGGAGTTGAAGAATTCGATCCGCGAGATCGGCCTATCGAATCCGATCCGGGTGGAGCCGGTGGGCGATGACTACGAGCTGATCCAGGGGTTCCGGCGGGTCACGGCCTATCGCGAATTGTTCGAGGAAACCGGCGATGACCGCTTTGCCCGTATCCCCGCGGGGATCAACGCGCGGGGCGAGGATATGCTGCGTCTCTACCGGCGGATGGTGGACGAAAACATGGTCCGGCGGGGGGTGTCCTTTGGCGAGATGGCGCAGCTTGCGCTGAACTATCATCTGCAGGACCCCAATGTGCAAACCTATGACGAAGCGGTCGAGCTGCTCTATGCATCCGCCGCGCGGCAGAAGCGGAACTACATCAAGCATTTCGTCCGCCTGTTGGTGGCCGCCGATGGGGCGCTGAAATTCATCGACGCGATCCCGCGGGCGACCGGCCTGTCGGTGGTCAAGAAGCTGGACGAGCATCCCGGCGGGGCCAAGCTGCTGCGGGAGATGCTGGCAGAAGAGGAAGGCCGCACCGCCGAGGATGAGCAGGCGGTTCTGTCCGCCTTTCTGGCGCGCGTTGTGCGCACCGCCAAGGGCAAGGTCCGCCGTCCGCCCGCGCGGCAGGCCAAGACCACCTTTCGCCTCAACCGGCCCGAGGGCGAGGCGAAGTGCACGGTGGCCG